The nucleotide sequence AAAATAGTTTTATAATAACGGCAGATACTGATAGAGTTGGCGATGCTATCCTTCTAAAGATAGATCCTGTTGAAAGTTTAATTGATACTACTAATATTAAAAATGGAAAATTTTCTTTTAAAAAAACTATTTTGGAAGAAGAATTATATCGATTAAAATTCCATGATGGATCATCATTTGATATACTTGTAGATTTAGGAGAAAATATTGTTATTAATTTTCAAGAAGACCAATTGAGTATTAAAGGTTCGAGTGGTACAAAAAAGATTATGGAGCTAGACAATAATCTTTTAAACTTATTAAATTTTAGAGACTCAATTACTCAAGAATTACAAGATCTTTCAGACAGTGAAGACTATGAAGAAAAAGTTGCGATGTATAGAGAAGCTTTTTTTGACAAACTTGCCATTCATCAAGAATACTTAAAGACTTTTATTAATGATAATAAAAATTCCAAGGTATGTTTGATAGCTCTATTTCAGGAATATGGACAATCGTCCCCTGTAATGACTGTAGATGAACACCTAGAGGTTTTTGAAATGGTACTAGAAAATTTAAAAACAAACTTTCCCAACTCCAATCACGTTACCCTTTTAGAAGATCAAATAGAACTTTTTAGACCCCTAGCCTACGGACAACCAGCACCAGATTTTACACTACCTGATCAAAATAATAAATCCGTATCACTTTCTGACTTTAA is from Flavobacteriales bacterium TMED191 and encodes:
- a CDS encoding AhpC/TSA family protein yields the protein MMKSTLKILIIILLMACNTNKNSFIITADTDRVGDAILLKIDPVESLIDTTNIKNGKFSFKKTILEEELYRLKFHDGSSFDILVDLGENIVINFQEDQLSIKGSSGTKKIMELDNNLLNLLNFRDSITQELQDLSDSEDYEEKVAMYREAFFDKLAIHQEYLKTFINDNKNSKVCLIALFQEYGQSSPVMTVDEHLEVFEMVLENLKTNFPNSNHVTLLEDQIELFRPLAYGQPAPDFTLPDQNNKSVSLSDFKNKVVLIDFWASWCKPCRMENPKLVKLYTKYSKKDFEIISVSLDGTARQKDSKSAWLKAIKDDNLSPWIHLSELKGWETYVRELYNFNSIPYTVLVDKEGKIVAKNLRGLDLELRIKKLIDG